A genomic window from Providencia alcalifaciens includes:
- the fadL gene encoding long-chain fatty acid transporter FadL: MNQKNLFARSALAIAVAVISSNASAAGFLLNEYSTSALGRAFSGAGAVGDNASEGSRNPAAMMLFDRPTMSIGAVYIDPTVDIKGRTSDAFTANNIAPNAVVPNAHFIFPINDKWAVGTSMTTNFGLATDFHKDYAAGPIGGKTDLKTVNLNLSGAYRINDNFSFGVGANAVYADAEITRHTGKNIPSLGITPSTTAAKLKGDDWGYGWNAGLLYEINPDNRLSFTYRSKVKVKFEEGKYSNDLPTAIGGLGGKTVKGTLDLNLPDIWEFSGYHKVDPKWALHYSVSYTGWSTFKDLTAYQKSNGKELFHKPENFDDAWRLALGTTYYYDDNWTFRTGIAYDESPVPSKYRSISIPDQDRYWLTAGTTYAFNKDASVDLGIAYMHGKKVNINERLDEKDPNSVERFKSEGSAWLYGVNFNYTF; the protein is encoded by the coding sequence ATGAACCAGAAAAACCTATTTGCTCGATCAGCTTTAGCAATCGCAGTGGCGGTTATTTCTTCCAATGCAAGCGCAGCTGGTTTTTTGCTGAATGAATATTCAACCTCAGCCTTAGGACGTGCATTTTCAGGCGCAGGAGCCGTCGGCGACAACGCAAGTGAAGGCAGCCGCAACCCAGCTGCAATGATGTTATTTGATCGACCAACTATGTCGATTGGTGCCGTGTATATTGACCCTACCGTTGATATTAAAGGCCGTACTAGCGATGCATTTACTGCCAATAATATCGCTCCTAACGCCGTTGTTCCTAATGCTCACTTTATCTTCCCAATTAATGATAAGTGGGCTGTCGGTACCTCAATGACCACTAACTTTGGTCTTGCTACTGACTTTCATAAAGATTACGCCGCAGGCCCTATCGGTGGAAAAACAGATTTAAAAACCGTTAACTTAAATTTAAGTGGTGCATACCGTATTAATGACAATTTCAGTTTTGGTGTGGGCGCTAATGCTGTTTATGCCGATGCTGAAATTACACGTCATACAGGAAAAAATATTCCATCTCTGGGAATTACCCCCAGTACTACCGCCGCAAAACTGAAAGGTGATGATTGGGGTTATGGTTGGAATGCGGGTTTATTATATGAAATCAACCCAGATAACCGTTTAAGCTTCACTTACCGTTCAAAAGTCAAAGTGAAATTTGAAGAAGGTAAGTATTCTAATGACCTTCCTACGGCAATTGGTGGTTTAGGCGGTAAGACGGTCAAAGGCACTTTAGATCTTAATCTACCTGATATCTGGGAATTCTCGGGCTACCATAAAGTCGATCCTAAGTGGGCGCTGCACTATAGCGTTTCTTACACTGGCTGGAGCACCTTTAAAGACCTCACTGCCTACCAAAAAAGCAATGGTAAAGAGCTATTCCACAAACCAGAAAACTTTGATGATGCATGGCGCTTAGCATTAGGTACTACCTACTACTATGATGACAATTGGACCTTCCGTACTGGTATTGCTTACGATGAAAGCCCAGTGCCATCTAAATACCGTTCAATCTCAATTCCAGACCAAGACCGTTACTGGCTGACCGCAGGCACCACTTATGCATTTAACAAAGATGCCTCTGTGGACTTAGGTATTGCTTATATGCACGGTAAAAAAGTCAATATCAACGAAAGACTAGACGAAAAAGATCCTAACTCAGTGGAGCGCTTCAAATCTGAAGGCTCTGCATGGTTATACGGCGTTAACTTTAACTATACATTCTAA
- the mlaA gene encoding phospholipid-binding lipoprotein MlaA codes for MKFRISSVLLAGVLMVGCASVDPETQQRSDPLEGFNRAMFNFNYNVLDPYVLRPVAVAWSDYVPMPARNGLSNFLGNLEEPASMLNSFFRGEVEQGFKHFNRFFLNSVFGIGGLIDVAGMANPQLVKEEPKRFGNTLGYYDVGYGPYVVLPGYGSATLREEGGNLADDLYPMLSYLTFWMSAGKWALEGIETRARLLDSDGLLKSSSDPYLMFREAYFQRNDFLSRGGTLQPANNPNAAVIEGELDSID; via the coding sequence ATGAAGTTTCGCATCAGTAGCGTTCTTCTCGCGGGAGTTTTAATGGTTGGGTGCGCGAGCGTTGACCCAGAAACGCAACAGCGTTCAGACCCGCTAGAAGGCTTTAACCGAGCAATGTTTAACTTTAACTATAATGTCTTAGACCCATATGTCTTAAGACCTGTAGCCGTTGCTTGGAGCGATTATGTGCCAATGCCTGCTCGAAACGGACTCAGTAACTTTCTCGGCAACCTTGAAGAACCAGCCAGCATGCTAAACAGTTTTTTCCGTGGGGAAGTGGAGCAAGGCTTTAAGCACTTTAACCGCTTTTTCTTGAACTCTGTGTTTGGTATCGGTGGTTTAATTGATGTTGCTGGCATGGCCAATCCTCAGCTAGTCAAAGAAGAACCGAAGCGTTTCGGGAATACGTTAGGCTATTATGATGTGGGTTATGGCCCCTATGTGGTTTTACCGGGTTATGGCAGTGCAACATTGCGCGAGGAAGGTGGTAACCTAGCAGACGATCTCTACCCGATGCTGAGTTATTTAACGTTCTGGATGTCGGCGGGTAAATGGGCACTGGAAGGGATTGAAACCCGTGCAAGATTACTTGATTCGGATGGATTGCTGAAAAGCTCTTCCGACCCTTACTTAATGTTCCGCGAAGCTTACTTCCAACGTAATGATTTCTTATCAAGAGGGGGAACGCTGCAACCGGCAAATAACCCAAATGCGGCGGTCATTGAAGGGGAGCTGGATTCGATTGATTAA
- a CDS encoding CPBP family glutamic-type intramembrane protease: MVTREHLIFDEGVINNILLFVITFIISPIVYEVIFRGIVFSAIQKENKTIIWLFSVIPFVIFHIYTMTNVISPSIWVRIMIYQYDVSIMLIFLSCVLTFARMRSGGVLLPIILNSFFFMSYIKMM, from the coding sequence ATGGTTACAAGAGAACACCTCATATTTGATGAAGGAGTTATCAATAACATATTGTTATTCGTTATAACATTTATCATAAGCCCCATTGTTTATGAAGTCATCTTTAGAGGTATTGTGTTTAGCGCAATCCAAAAAGAAAACAAAACAATCATTTGGTTATTTTCTGTTATACCATTTGTTATATTCCACATTTATACAATGACTAATGTAATTTCTCCTTCGATTTGGGTGAGGATCATGATTTATCAGTATGATGTGAGCATCATGCTAATTTTTCTTTCATGTGTTCTGACGTTTGCTCGAATGAGATCGGGCGGTGTGCTATTACCTATAATATTGAACTCATTCTTTTTTATGTCATATATTAAAATGATGTGA
- a CDS encoding phospholipase effector Tle1 domain-containing protein: MDQSLRSLEDDVKSKPVDLAKDAFQSAMGGTSGKDILKQTKDKLLSPKDRAKMLKDTYINSGRKAGIEATPWLRDSEFMAYTFVTGADSRLNSAKVRFVRSFEEATQSGEIPVKLISVSVFGFDMGGTLARQFLDILLEDLCEKDEKKKGGRPVYRGTPVNIVFAGLFDCSRDTPLSSDNGLDYAAEAVSWLPGPVAKVAGTVGSLFGRKYLEHMSPLPNAVRRSLHLVAAHERRRWRCIYRTGREGVAHEEILMPGCSEDIGGGFKPDEQKPSAELSRVSLRKMYTEAMMSAVPFLDLEKLYKKDLLVWSYFDIKDNVESQSVEEWAEDYQMTVGMQKLGYGAMNWHLDGYFEWLGRQFYEYKSELRRLEKEKSDTLTGPGSLQGGFGITRQAKQDSSDIDNDIRLLKKHWSWLSEVSRAADVLLTQKFNNPPELYVNNILEPARRRARYFIQCGEAGYDSKAPPIRICVDSRVLYAWFVHDVQRAEGINDGYFSIRWMEPRK, translated from the coding sequence ATGGATCAATCCCTTCGCTCGCTTGAGGATGACGTTAAAAGCAAGCCTGTTGATTTGGCAAAAGATGCCTTTCAGTCCGCGATGGGGGGAACCAGTGGAAAGGACATATTGAAGCAGACTAAAGACAAACTGTTAAGTCCTAAAGATCGTGCGAAAATGCTAAAGGATACATACATAAATAGTGGGAGAAAAGCGGGTATCGAAGCCACCCCATGGCTACGTGATTCTGAATTTATGGCTTACACTTTTGTGACTGGGGCGGATTCGCGCCTTAACAGTGCAAAAGTGCGCTTTGTGCGCTCATTTGAAGAGGCCACCCAAAGTGGGGAGATACCCGTTAAACTCATTTCTGTTTCAGTCTTCGGGTTTGATATGGGAGGAACATTAGCACGCCAGTTTCTGGATATCTTGCTGGAAGATCTTTGTGAAAAAGATGAGAAGAAAAAAGGCGGTAGGCCCGTTTATCGCGGGACTCCAGTGAACATTGTGTTTGCTGGATTGTTTGACTGCTCGCGAGATACACCATTAAGCAGTGATAATGGGTTAGATTATGCCGCCGAGGCCGTCAGTTGGTTGCCTGGTCCTGTTGCGAAGGTCGCGGGGACTGTAGGTTCACTCTTTGGGCGTAAGTATCTTGAACATATGTCTCCCTTGCCGAACGCTGTCAGGCGTTCGCTGCACTTGGTCGCAGCACATGAACGTCGGCGCTGGCGCTGTATTTACCGTACTGGGCGAGAGGGTGTTGCTCATGAGGAAATTTTGATGCCGGGGTGCAGTGAAGATATTGGAGGCGGCTTTAAACCTGATGAACAAAAACCAAGTGCTGAGCTGTCTCGGGTATCTCTGAGAAAAATGTATACTGAAGCAATGATGTCAGCGGTTCCGTTTCTCGATTTGGAAAAACTCTATAAAAAGGATTTATTGGTCTGGTCTTATTTTGATATAAAAGATAATGTGGAAAGCCAATCCGTCGAAGAGTGGGCTGAAGATTATCAGATGACAGTCGGTATGCAAAAGTTGGGCTACGGCGCCATGAATTGGCATCTTGACGGTTACTTTGAGTGGCTGGGCAGGCAGTTTTATGAATATAAGAGTGAGTTACGCCGTCTAGAAAAAGAAAAGTCGGACACACTGACGGGCCCTGGTTCGCTACAAGGAGGATTCGGCATTACCCGCCAAGCTAAACAGGATTCAAGTGATATTGATAATGATATACGCCTTTTGAAAAAACACTGGAGCTGGTTATCTGAGGTATCTAGAGCTGCTGATGTTTTGTTGACTCAAAAATTTAATAACCCACCAGAATTATATGTCAATAATATCCTCGAACCTGCACGTCGACGCGCCCGATATTTTATTCAGTGCGGTGAAGCAGGGTATGACAGCAAGGCCCCTCCAATAAGAATATGCGTCGATTCTCGAGTGCTATATGCGTGGTTTGTACATGATGTCCAGCGGGCAGAGGGCATCAATGATGGCTATTTTTCCATACGATGGATGGAACCACGTAAGTAA
- a CDS encoding DUF4123 domain-containing protein, giving the protein MENLVQAANQSQNNIYLLIEGGAFAEQTIEPFQQKNPHSLYSLYQHPQLIEAKWVGPWLYQVKNNAELAAEMAQFPQVVTVIFSSLALKPLAMQLAWGCTLVKPDLETIVSRFYIHAVMPVLARCQKEDWHYYLFSGTTTWWHQTLSGWQPTDIATKAQPKTHDRTVYLDESTWLQIDDDPEVKSVLAQWQQMPMSQHFPPCIQRQKVIQTLKKAEKAGLTESDDRTTYALLYLEGYQSLLTQLLSAPYIENIQQGKYSLAHAIKEFERKNKKAI; this is encoded by the coding sequence ATGGAAAATTTAGTTCAAGCGGCAAATCAATCACAGAATAATATTTACCTATTAATCGAGGGCGGGGCCTTTGCAGAACAGACCATTGAACCTTTTCAACAAAAAAATCCCCATTCGCTGTATTCACTTTATCAGCACCCTCAATTAATTGAAGCCAAATGGGTGGGACCCTGGCTGTATCAGGTGAAAAACAACGCGGAGTTAGCCGCTGAAATGGCGCAATTTCCGCAAGTCGTCACCGTCATTTTTTCATCATTAGCGCTCAAACCCTTGGCGATGCAATTGGCGTGGGGCTGCACCTTAGTAAAACCCGACCTCGAAACGATAGTGAGCCGGTTTTATATTCATGCGGTGATGCCTGTGTTAGCCCGTTGCCAGAAAGAAGATTGGCACTACTACCTGTTTTCGGGCACAACCACGTGGTGGCACCAGACATTGTCGGGCTGGCAACCGACCGATATCGCCACCAAAGCGCAGCCAAAAACCCATGATAGAACGGTGTATTTGGATGAATCGACTTGGCTGCAAATTGATGATGACCCCGAAGTCAAAAGCGTTTTAGCCCAATGGCAACAGATGCCAATGAGCCAGCATTTTCCGCCGTGCATTCAGCGGCAGAAAGTCATCCAAACTCTCAAAAAAGCAGAGAAAGCAGGTTTAACCGAAAGTGATGATAGAACAACCTATGCTTTACTGTATTTGGAAGGGTATCAATCTCTGCTAACGCAGTTGTTAAGTGCGCCGTATATCGAGAATATTCAGCAAGGGAAATACTCCCTAGCCCATGCAATAAAAGAATTTGAACGCAAAAATAAGAAGGCTATTTAA
- a CDS encoding type VI secretion system Vgr family protein, translating to MIETLTAFLAHQAYQLEIQDAGFDIDILKFEGVEKLNTPSSWRIEFTSTFDSILPEQVLLKPATFSMGPNKRMSGVITRLQWLSTSADESQYAVLLEPRLALLGHTQRNTIYQNVSVIEVVEKVLQFHSFEGADYEFKLEHQYPERELITQWRETDLAFIQRLLAEVGIGYRLEYSAKTDNDKVLFFDSQLNYQFGEKLPYQLPSGQNDNGQLSVWDGQLAHQVVTGNVTVKDYNYRTALSPMETSTPHPLSNTTRGDEYHYAPPYLSAGDEHAEALDAESGAFYSRLRQERFFNPSAEFVLQTNAFYLVTGSVLDISNVPISKLKDGVFITQITYRAARDASLQMTLKGMPYSEQYAYRPAEIPRPKIAGTLPARIESRNDNDIYAWLDEQGRYRVKLDFDRSQGESGYAYLWLRLAKPYAGETYGLHAPLIANTEVAIAFDDGDLDRPYIAFAFHDSEHPDHVNRDNHTRNVLRTPANNKLRMEDKREKTHIKLATEYGKTQLNQGHLVDAQGKMRGAGAELRTDEWGAIRAGKGLYISADEQPKAQGEVLDMEAALKEIAHLLQQREQLNIAAKQAKALQADIESQGQLLQQRFEPLNQSLLFSAPQGMAFTSGEHLQMAASENLSINADGDISVGVIGNMTASAGDKLGLFARTGKLGVIAGEGALTVQAQNNRLDIFSEQKQTITSGADVSFTGKKRIILNGGGSYLKLENGKIEYGTSGDYLRKVPKMATAGPNTLPMKMAQFPALSLPICIPCLLNAITGNDPRVDLRKF from the coding sequence ATGATAGAAACATTAACCGCTTTTCTTGCCCATCAAGCTTATCAACTTGAGATCCAAGATGCTGGATTTGATATCGATATCCTAAAATTTGAAGGAGTAGAAAAACTGAATACTCCTTCATCATGGCGGATTGAATTTACGTCAACATTCGATTCAATCCTGCCTGAGCAGGTGCTACTAAAGCCAGCTACGTTCAGCATGGGGCCAAATAAGCGCATGTCGGGGGTGATCACCCGTTTACAATGGTTATCCACCAGCGCCGATGAGTCCCAGTATGCCGTGTTGCTCGAACCTCGTTTAGCATTACTCGGTCATACCCAGCGCAATACCATTTATCAAAATGTGTCTGTGATTGAAGTGGTTGAAAAGGTACTTCAATTCCACAGTTTTGAAGGGGCAGATTATGAGTTTAAGTTAGAGCATCAATACCCCGAGCGAGAGCTTATCACCCAGTGGCGTGAAACCGATTTAGCCTTTATCCAACGTTTACTGGCAGAAGTCGGAATTGGCTATCGCCTTGAATACTCGGCAAAGACCGATAACGACAAAGTGCTATTTTTCGACAGCCAACTCAATTACCAATTTGGTGAAAAATTACCGTACCAACTGCCCTCAGGGCAAAATGATAACGGGCAACTTTCGGTATGGGATGGGCAACTGGCTCATCAAGTGGTGACAGGCAATGTCACGGTAAAAGACTACAATTATCGCACCGCGCTTTCGCCGATGGAAACGAGCACGCCGCATCCACTCAGCAACACAACACGGGGTGATGAATACCACTATGCGCCGCCTTATTTGAGTGCCGGGGATGAACACGCAGAAGCCCTCGACGCCGAAAGTGGCGCATTTTACAGCCGCTTGCGCCAAGAGCGTTTTTTCAATCCCTCCGCTGAATTTGTGCTACAGACTAACGCCTTTTATCTGGTGACTGGCAGTGTGCTGGATATCTCGAATGTCCCTATTAGCAAACTGAAAGATGGCGTGTTTATCACCCAAATCACTTATCGCGCAGCCCGTGATGCGTCATTACAGATGACCTTGAAGGGCATGCCGTACAGTGAACAATATGCTTACCGCCCCGCTGAAATTCCCCGTCCGAAAATCGCCGGAACCCTGCCAGCTCGTATTGAAAGCCGTAATGATAATGATATTTACGCATGGCTGGATGAACAAGGACGTTATCGCGTTAAGTTGGATTTTGACCGTAGTCAGGGTGAATCAGGCTACGCTTATCTCTGGTTGCGTTTAGCTAAACCGTATGCAGGGGAAACTTACGGGTTACATGCGCCGTTGATTGCAAACACTGAAGTCGCCATTGCCTTTGATGATGGCGACCTAGATAGGCCGTATATTGCGTTTGCATTTCATGATTCAGAACACCCTGACCACGTTAACCGTGATAACCACACCCGCAATGTACTGCGTACACCCGCCAACAATAAATTGCGCATGGAAGACAAGCGGGAAAAAACGCACATTAAATTGGCAACGGAGTATGGTAAGACCCAACTCAATCAAGGGCACTTGGTGGATGCGCAAGGAAAAATGCGCGGCGCGGGGGCTGAACTGCGCACCGATGAATGGGGCGCCATTCGCGCGGGTAAAGGGCTGTATATCAGTGCCGATGAACAGCCAAAAGCGCAAGGTGAGGTATTGGATATGGAAGCTGCTCTCAAAGAAATCGCCCATCTTCTACAGCAACGCGAGCAACTCAACATTGCAGCGAAACAAGCCAAAGCCTTGCAAGCGGATATTGAAAGCCAAGGACAACTGTTACAGCAACGTTTCGAGCCACTAAACCAGAGCCTGCTATTTTCAGCCCCACAAGGGATGGCGTTTACCAGTGGTGAGCATTTACAAATGGCCGCCAGTGAGAACCTGTCCATCAATGCTGATGGTGATATTAGTGTGGGCGTTATCGGCAATATGACGGCATCTGCGGGCGATAAGTTAGGGCTGTTTGCCCGTACAGGGAAATTGGGTGTGATTGCAGGGGAAGGGGCACTGACCGTTCAAGCACAGAATAACCGCTTAGATATTTTCAGTGAACAAAAGCAGACCATCACCTCGGGAGCCGATGTCAGTTTTACGGGGAAGAAACGCATTATCCTGAACGGGGGTGGCAGTTATCTCAAACTGGAGAACGGTAAAATTGAGTACGGCACCTCGGGGGATTATTTGCGCAAAGTGCCGAAGATGGCCACCGCAGGGCCCAATACCTTACCGATGAAGATGGCACAATTTCCGGCATTGTCTTTGCCGATTTGTATTCCGTGTTTACTTAATGCCATAACAGGCAATGATCCCCGTGTTGACCTTAGGAAATTTTAG
- the tssJ gene encoding type VI secretion system lipoprotein TssJ, with amino-acid sequence MKNISQKIVVICLCGILAGCGLTQAVKEGTVSMKDAILYKKITTLHLDFTPRSGLNVDEDQTPLATMVWVYQLKDKKAVESATYQTLLTQSDEILKKDTLNATSVMVMPQGQVSLDEPLEKETQFVAVLGMFRNPDLSENTWRLVINREDLDADKPRVIELGDGWLRLLPLKD; translated from the coding sequence GTGAAAAACATTAGCCAAAAAATAGTGGTGATCTGCTTGTGCGGGATACTCGCAGGCTGTGGACTCACGCAAGCGGTAAAAGAGGGGACAGTCAGCATGAAAGATGCAATCCTTTATAAAAAAATCACCACACTGCACTTAGATTTTACCCCGCGTTCAGGGCTGAATGTCGATGAAGACCAAACACCGCTCGCCACCATGGTGTGGGTGTATCAGCTTAAAGATAAAAAAGCCGTTGAAAGCGCGACTTACCAAACACTTCTTACACAGTCCGATGAAATATTAAAAAAAGACACCCTCAATGCCACTTCGGTGATGGTGATGCCCCAAGGGCAAGTTTCCCTTGATGAGCCCCTTGAAAAAGAGACTCAATTTGTCGCGGTACTCGGCATGTTTCGCAATCCAGATTTATCAGAAAACACCTGGCGACTGGTGATTAACCGTGAAGACTTAGATGCCGATAAGCCACGCGTGATTGAATTGGGTGACGGTTGGCTGAGATTGTTACCGCTAAAGGATTAA
- the tssG gene encoding type VI secretion system baseplate subunit TssG, translated as MERKSQSTRTRLIKHIEPTIWRANFYRFCQLLEKAAPQSPLLGTTNDIKDDPLRFRPWPGMGFPAGELRTVEQNPTKPGLPLTVRTNFLGLYGVDSPLPTSYLDDIAQGVEGTEALTEFLDIFNHRITTQYYRIWRKYAYPATFEAGGADATSQCLLGLIGLGIPGSADRIATPISRFLALLSTMRLPTRNSEGVKALVSLLAPNTQAVINEYDVVKVPVDERTGLARHQRVALATRATLGKTARDTTSRILISLTTHHPQEAQGWLPGGHLHSDLLVLLRVYLGYRSDARLKLTVPVRVLPDPRLQKTARIQLGRTGLLGLKDGKLSDNRQFLTVNLGRYHGIEHAGRPEAERGDYRFE; from the coding sequence ATGGAAAGAAAATCACAGTCAACACGTACCCGGCTGATAAAACACATTGAGCCGACGATTTGGCGTGCGAATTTCTATCGTTTTTGCCAATTACTGGAAAAAGCTGCACCTCAATCGCCACTACTGGGCACCACCAACGACATTAAAGATGATCCGCTGCGGTTTCGTCCTTGGCCGGGCATGGGATTTCCTGCCGGTGAACTTCGCACGGTGGAACAAAACCCAACTAAGCCAGGATTGCCCTTAACGGTTCGCACCAATTTTTTAGGGTTGTACGGCGTCGACTCGCCGTTACCAACGAGCTATCTCGATGATATCGCACAAGGTGTGGAGGGAACGGAAGCCTTAACGGAATTTCTGGATATTTTTAATCACCGTATCACAACCCAGTATTATCGTATCTGGCGCAAATATGCGTATCCCGCGACCTTTGAGGCGGGAGGCGCGGATGCCACCTCTCAATGTTTATTGGGATTGATTGGTCTGGGTATTCCTGGTAGTGCAGATCGCATTGCCACGCCAATATCACGCTTTTTGGCATTGCTGAGCACAATGCGATTACCCACGCGCAACAGCGAAGGCGTCAAAGCACTGGTCTCTTTACTGGCACCGAATACCCAGGCGGTCATTAATGAATACGATGTCGTTAAAGTTCCCGTCGACGAACGAACGGGGTTAGCCCGCCATCAGCGCGTTGCATTGGCCACGAGGGCGACACTGGGTAAAACCGCCCGCGATACCACCAGCCGAATTCTAATCTCCCTCACCACACACCATCCCCAAGAGGCTCAAGGCTGGTTGCCGGGCGGACATTTGCACAGCGACCTTTTAGTGCTATTGCGGGTGTATTTGGGGTATCGCAGTGATGCGCGTTTAAAGCTCACAGTGCCGGTGAGGGTGTTACCAGACCCCCGTTTACAGAAAACTGCCCGTATTCAACTAGGTCGGACAGGATTGCTCGGATTAAAAGACGGTAAGCTCAGTGATAATCGCCAATTCCTGACGGTGAATTTAGGGCGTTATCACGGTATTGAGCATGCAGGACGACCTGAAGCTGAACGAGGGGATTATCGTTTTGAATAA
- the tssF gene encoding type VI secretion system baseplate subunit TssF, with protein sequence MDDLTLRYYEAELRYLKEAGKEFANAHPDRAAMLNLDKPGANDPYVERLFEGFAFLMGRLREKLDDDLPELTEGLVSLLWPHYLRTIPSLSIVEFAPEWQHLRQTECLPAGFGVISRPISAQRTRCQYRTTQDVLLRPLSIANAQLQTEPNGRSTIRLRFACPEKVDWSKTYLDSLPIFLSADAPISSALHLAMTRQVHGMYLRHAETGEERIPFDGWFKPMGFTDDDNLWPKGDTAFSGYQLLLEYFSFRHKFMFLALQGLEKAKFTETTTWFEIDIVLSETWSADLPFETENFRLHCAPVINLFSLEGDPLTVNPLENEYQLRPLRLQDGHTEIYSVDSIHGSIKNGKPKYVPFSSFRHRGGMMRHDAPERYFHTRIKRGPSGLYDTWLILGGKEFELAQLAEKPELLSIRLTGTNGQLPRKALESTVLDNVLKAGKVPVTVRNLTAPTIPLYPPANDRFHWRVMSHLGSNFLSMMDNPEVLRGTLALYDWTDDEMNRRRLEAIVGVKHTLIRRFEQGYMMRGVDIEITLNGNNFAGEGDINLFGEMLQRFFSLYADIHLFNQLTLVIQPTGKRLRWKENHSQHVPG encoded by the coding sequence ATGGATGATTTGACGTTACGCTATTACGAAGCTGAATTACGCTACCTGAAAGAAGCCGGTAAAGAGTTTGCCAATGCGCACCCTGATAGAGCGGCCATGCTCAACTTAGATAAACCCGGCGCTAACGACCCCTATGTCGAACGTTTATTTGAGGGTTTTGCCTTTTTGATGGGGCGTTTACGGGAAAAACTGGATGATGACTTGCCTGAGCTGACAGAAGGACTGGTGAGCTTACTGTGGCCCCATTATTTGCGCACCATCCCGTCACTGTCCATTGTTGAATTTGCGCCAGAGTGGCAACATTTACGCCAAACTGAATGCCTACCTGCGGGGTTTGGCGTGATTTCAAGACCCATCAGCGCCCAGCGCACACGTTGCCAGTACCGTACCACGCAAGATGTGTTATTACGCCCACTGTCCATTGCCAACGCCCAATTACAGACCGAGCCGAATGGGCGCTCCACCATCCGATTACGCTTTGCCTGCCCTGAAAAAGTCGATTGGTCGAAAACTTACCTTGATAGCCTGCCGATTTTTCTCAGTGCAGATGCGCCGATCAGTTCCGCATTACACCTTGCGATGACGCGCCAAGTGCATGGCATGTACCTTCGCCATGCAGAAACAGGGGAAGAGCGTATTCCCTTTGACGGTTGGTTTAAACCGATGGGTTTTACCGATGACGACAATTTATGGCCGAAAGGGGATACGGCCTTTAGTGGGTATCAGCTGTTGCTGGAATACTTTAGTTTTCGCCATAAATTTATGTTTTTGGCGTTACAAGGGTTGGAGAAAGCCAAATTTACGGAAACGACGACCTGGTTTGAAATTGATATCGTGCTCAGTGAAACCTGGTCCGCAGATTTACCTTTTGAAACGGAGAACTTTCGTTTGCATTGTGCGCCGGTCATCAATTTGTTTTCGTTAGAGGGTGATCCGTTAACTGTCAACCCTCTGGAGAATGAATACCAGCTTCGCCCACTACGCTTACAAGACGGCCATACCGAAATCTACAGCGTAGACAGCATTCACGGCTCAATTAAAAATGGTAAACCGAAATACGTGCCGTTTAGCAGTTTTCGTCATCGTGGGGGCATGATGCGCCATGATGCGCCTGAACGTTATTTTCATACCCGTATTAAACGAGGGCCTTCTGGTCTGTACGATACGTGGCTGATTTTAGGCGGCAAAGAATTTGAACTGGCTCAGCTCGCCGAAAAGCCTGAGCTTTTATCCATCCGCTTAACGGGTACCAATGGGCAACTCCCCCGTAAGGCTCTTGAAAGCACAGTGTTAGATAACGTCTTAAAGGCAGGTAAAGTGCCAGTCACCGTCCGCAATCTTACCGCACCGACCATTCCGTTATACCCTCCTGCAAACGACCGTTTTCACTGGCGGGTGATGAGCCATCTGGGGTCTAACTTTTTAAGCATGATGGATAACCCGGAAGTACTTCGTGGCACCTTAGCCCTATACGATTGGACCGATGATGAAATGAATCGTCGCCGACTGGAAGCCATTGTTGGGGTGAAACACACATTGATACGCCGTTTCGAACAAGGCTACATGATGCGCGGGGTCGATATTGAAATCACGTTAAACGGCAATAACTTCGCGGGTGAGGGCGATATCAATTTATTTGGCGAAATGCTGCAGCGCTTCTTTTCACTGTATGCGGATATCCATTTGTTTAACCAATTAACCCTTGTTATTCAACCCACAGGAAAGCGCTTGAGATGGAAAGAAAATCACAGTCAACACGTACCCGGCTGA